From the genome of Pseudomonas yamanorum, one region includes:
- the tauB gene encoding taurine ABC transporter ATP-binding subunit, protein MALLQLERISAQYPGSPEPVLADISLSLGPQQLLVALGPSGSGKTSLLNLIAGFVEPSAGRITLDGVPVKGPSAERGVVFQDDALLPWQDVLANVGFGLELAGVPKAQREIRAREMLALVDLAGFDSRRIWQLSGGQKQRVGLARALAADPRVLLMDEPFGALDAFTREQMQELLLQVWRRTAKPVFLITHDIEEAVFLATDLILLAPNPGQIVERLSLDFGQRYAAGESARAIKSDPRFIETREHVLGKVFSQRQVSA, encoded by the coding sequence ATGGCCTTGCTACAACTGGAGCGCATCAGCGCACAGTACCCAGGCAGCCCGGAGCCCGTACTGGCCGATATTTCCTTGAGCCTTGGCCCCCAGCAATTGCTGGTGGCCCTCGGTCCTTCCGGCAGTGGCAAGACTTCGCTGTTGAACCTGATTGCCGGTTTTGTCGAACCCAGCGCCGGGCGCATCACCCTTGACGGTGTGCCGGTAAAAGGACCAAGCGCCGAACGCGGCGTGGTGTTCCAGGACGACGCCCTGCTGCCCTGGCAGGACGTGCTGGCCAACGTCGGCTTCGGCCTGGAACTGGCGGGCGTGCCCAAGGCCCAGCGTGAAATCCGCGCTCGGGAAATGCTCGCCCTGGTGGACCTCGCCGGTTTCGACAGCCGCCGTATCTGGCAACTCTCCGGTGGCCAGAAGCAACGTGTGGGCCTGGCCCGCGCGTTGGCCGCCGACCCGCGCGTATTGCTGATGGATGAACCCTTCGGCGCCCTCGATGCCTTCACCCGCGAACAGATGCAGGAGCTGCTGCTGCAAGTCTGGCGGCGCACAGCCAAGCCGGTGTTCCTGATTACCCATGACATCGAAGAAGCGGTGTTCCTCGCTACGGACCTGATTCTGCTGGCGCCCAACCCCGGGCAGATCGTCGAACGCCTGAGCCTGGACTTCGGCCAGCGTTATGCCGCCGGTGAGTCGGCACGGGCGATCAAGTCCGACCCGCGCTTTATCGAAACCCGCGAACACGTGCTGGGCAAGGTGTTCTCCCAACGGCAGGTGTCCGCATGA
- the tauC gene encoding taurine ABC transporter permease TauC, with the protein MSSYELPVTAAKPVTKPAVPVRRSLSTRWISVLTLVTLVAIWWAVTVSGLIEPLFLPPPSAVLQKGWLLATTGYMDSTLWQHLGASLKRIGLGLGFAVLTAVPVGIAIGSNRIARGILDPLIEFYRPIPPLAYLPLIVIWCGIGELSKVLLIYLAIFAPIAIATATGVRTVDPAKLRAAQSLGATRAQLIRYVILPSALPDILTGVRIGLGVGWSTLVAAELIAATSGLGFMVQSAAQFLVTDVVVLGILVIALIAFAMEMGLRALQRKLVPWHGQAH; encoded by the coding sequence ATGAGCAGTTATGAATTACCGGTCACGGCCGCCAAGCCGGTGACCAAACCCGCCGTGCCCGTACGCCGCAGCCTGAGCACCCGCTGGATCAGCGTGCTCACCTTGGTGACCCTGGTTGCCATCTGGTGGGCCGTGACCGTCAGCGGGCTGATCGAGCCACTGTTCCTGCCACCGCCTTCGGCCGTGCTGCAAAAAGGCTGGCTGCTGGCGACCACCGGCTACATGGACTCCACCTTGTGGCAGCACCTGGGCGCGAGCCTCAAGCGCATCGGCCTCGGCCTCGGTTTTGCCGTACTGACCGCCGTGCCGGTGGGGATTGCCATTGGCTCCAATCGCATCGCCCGGGGCATTCTGGATCCGCTGATCGAGTTTTACCGGCCGATTCCGCCGCTGGCTTACTTGCCGCTGATCGTGATCTGGTGCGGTATCGGTGAGCTGTCCAAGGTGCTGCTGATCTACCTGGCGATTTTTGCGCCGATCGCCATCGCCACCGCCACCGGCGTACGCACCGTCGACCCGGCCAAATTGCGCGCTGCGCAGTCGTTGGGCGCGACCCGGGCACAGCTGATTCGCTACGTGATCCTGCCAAGCGCCCTCCCCGACATCCTCACCGGCGTGCGGATTGGCCTGGGTGTCGGCTGGTCGACCCTGGTGGCCGCCGAGCTGATCGCCGCCACCAGCGGCCTGGGCTTCATGGTGCAGTCCGCCGCGCAATTCCTGGTCACCGACGTGGTGGTGCTGGGGATTCTGGTGATCGCGCTGATCGCCTTCGCCATGGAAATGGGCTTGCGTGCCCTGCAGCGCAAATTGGTGCCGTGGCATGGCCAGGCACACTAA
- the tauD gene encoding taurine dioxygenase — MSSLTVTPLSTALGAQISGVDITQPLNIEHRDAIEQALLKHSVLFFRNQPINPQQQARFAANFGDLHIHPIYPNVPEQPEVLILDTAVTDVRDNAIWHTDVTFLPTPALGAVLSAKLLPEFGGDTLWASGIAAYEALSEPFKKLLEDLTATHDFTRSFPLERYGNTPEDLARWEEARRKNPPLSHPVIRTHPVSGRKSLFVSEGFTSKINELEPAESEAVLKLLFAHATRPEFTIRWRWQKNDVAFWDNRVTQHYAVDDYRPQRRVMHRATILGDVPF; from the coding sequence ATGAGCAGCCTGACCGTAACACCTCTCAGCACCGCCCTTGGCGCACAGATCAGTGGCGTCGACATCACCCAACCGCTGAACATCGAGCACCGCGACGCGATCGAACAGGCGCTGCTCAAACATTCGGTGCTGTTCTTCCGCAATCAGCCGATCAACCCGCAGCAACAGGCGCGGTTCGCGGCAAATTTCGGCGACCTGCACATTCACCCGATCTACCCCAACGTGCCGGAACAGCCTGAAGTGCTGATCCTCGACACCGCCGTGACCGACGTACGCGACAACGCCATCTGGCACACCGACGTGACTTTCCTGCCCACGCCCGCCCTCGGCGCGGTGCTCAGCGCCAAGCTATTGCCGGAGTTTGGTGGCGATACGTTATGGGCCAGCGGGATTGCCGCGTATGAGGCGCTGTCGGAGCCGTTCAAAAAGCTGCTGGAGGATTTGACGGCGACCCATGACTTCACCCGCTCCTTCCCTCTGGAACGCTACGGCAATACGCCGGAAGACCTGGCACGCTGGGAAGAAGCCCGGCGCAAGAACCCACCGCTGTCCCATCCGGTGATTCGTACGCATCCGGTGAGCGGGCGTAAATCGCTGTTCGTCAGTGAAGGGTTCACCAGCAAGATCAACGAACTGGAGCCGGCAGAAAGCGAGGCGGTGCTGAAGCTGTTGTTTGCGCACGCGACACGGCCGGAATTCACCATTCGCTGGCGTTGGCAGAAAAATGACGTGGCGTTCTGGGATAACCGCGTGACCCAGCATTACGCGGTGGATGATTACCGGCCGCAACGGCGGGTGATGCATCGGGCGACAATTTTGGGGGATGTGCCGTTCTAG
- the mgrA gene encoding L-glyceraldehyde 3-phosphate reductase: MTYIAAENRYESIPYRRVGRSGLVLPALSLGLWHNFGDSTPIDTQRALLRTAFDLGINHFDLANNYGPPYGSAEINFGRLLREDFKHYRDELIISSKAGWDMWPGPYGQGGGSRKYVLASLDQSLQRLGVDYVDIFYSHRFDADTPLEETASALATAVQQGKALYIGISSYSGVKTREIAALLQEWKVPLLIHQPAYNLLNRWVEKDLLDVTEELGAGVIAFTPLAQGLLTDKYLNGVPADARVNRPGGGSLQAKHLSEANIAHARALNEIAKRRGQSLAQMALAWTLRDPRVTSALIGASRPEQIIENVGALQNLSFSAQELAEIDRFAQEGGINLWEKPSTAE, translated from the coding sequence ATGACTTACATTGCTGCCGAAAACCGCTATGAATCTATTCCTTACCGCCGCGTAGGTCGCAGCGGACTGGTGCTGCCGGCACTGTCCCTGGGGCTGTGGCACAACTTTGGCGACAGCACCCCGATCGACACCCAGCGCGCCTTGCTGCGCACGGCGTTCGACCTGGGTATCAACCACTTCGACCTGGCCAACAACTACGGCCCCCCGTACGGCAGCGCCGAGATCAACTTCGGTCGTTTGCTGCGGGAAGACTTCAAGCATTACCGCGATGAACTGATCATCTCCAGCAAGGCGGGCTGGGACATGTGGCCGGGCCCTTATGGCCAGGGCGGCGGTTCGCGCAAGTACGTGCTGGCGAGCCTCGACCAGAGCCTGCAACGCCTGGGCGTCGACTACGTGGACATCTTCTACTCCCACCGTTTTGATGCCGACACCCCGCTGGAAGAAACCGCCAGCGCACTGGCCACCGCCGTGCAACAGGGCAAGGCGTTGTACATCGGGATCTCGTCCTACTCCGGCGTGAAAACCCGGGAAATTGCGGCGCTGCTCCAGGAGTGGAAAGTCCCGCTGCTGATCCACCAGCCGGCCTACAACCTGCTCAACCGCTGGGTGGAAAAAGACCTGCTGGACGTCACCGAAGAACTCGGTGCCGGGGTGATCGCGTTCACGCCATTGGCCCAGGGCCTGCTGACCGACAAATACCTCAACGGCGTACCGGCGGATGCGCGGGTCAATCGTCCGGGGGGTGGTTCGTTGCAGGCCAAGCACTTGTCCGAGGCCAACATCGCCCACGCCCGCGCGCTGAATGAAATTGCCAAGCGCCGTGGCCAGAGCCTGGCGCAGATGGCGTTGGCGTGGACGTTGCGTGATCCACGGGTCACCAGCGCCCTGATCGGCGCGAGCCGGCCGGAGCAGATCATTGAAAACGTCGGGGCGTTGCAGAACCTGAGCTTCAGCGCGCAGGAACTGGCGGAGATTGATCGGTTTGCCCAGGAAGGCGGGATTAACTTGTGGGAAAAGCCGTCTACGGCTGAATAA
- a CDS encoding OprD family outer membrane porin: protein MVGAAMASFMLSAHADFIDDSHADVTLLNRYLNQQGRDVVNSNNKAHSIRDWGQGFEFNFKSGYTDGPVGFGLDLQAFYGLKLDSGGDLNDKDHQGRYPGSMFPLDNGKSADQFGVLSPTFKMRFAQDELRVGTLYGNNPVLANTDGRLYQQTNTGVQLVSKDLTDFTFTAGDILKTKIRNETGDQGMITAGGTKESDRFLYGGADYKGLPDTTVSLWYSNLEDYYQQFFLGAKRHDALPVGAIDTDVRLYRSLGVGENAAGDKDYSAAGLYGDGTSKGRINQSTVSLLESYSLDGHTVGLGIQKNSGDSDFPYLDSGLNSGASNQGPGSGADTPALTNMQLNKFQHAGERTWLAQYKYDFGKLGLNGLTFATSYAHGDDIRTTQGTTSEWERNVTLAYQVPTGTLKGLGVTWRNAHASPDITGATVQDENRFYVSYVVPLW, encoded by the coding sequence ATGGTGGGTGCCGCCATGGCGAGCTTTATGCTGTCCGCCCACGCCGATTTTATCGATGACAGCCACGCCGACGTGACCCTGCTCAACCGCTACCTCAATCAGCAGGGGCGGGATGTGGTGAACAGCAATAACAAGGCCCACAGCATCCGCGATTGGGGCCAGGGTTTTGAGTTCAACTTCAAGTCCGGCTACACCGATGGCCCGGTGGGCTTTGGTCTGGACTTGCAGGCGTTCTACGGTTTGAAACTGGACTCCGGTGGCGACCTCAATGACAAGGATCACCAGGGCCGCTACCCCGGCAGCATGTTCCCGCTGGATAACGGCAAGTCCGCCGACCAGTTCGGCGTGCTCAGCCCGACCTTCAAGATGCGCTTCGCCCAGGATGAGTTGCGCGTCGGCACGCTGTACGGCAACAACCCGGTACTGGCCAACACCGACGGCCGCCTGTACCAGCAGACCAACACTGGCGTGCAGTTGGTTTCCAAGGACTTGACCGACTTCACCTTTACCGCCGGTGACATCCTCAAGACCAAGATCCGCAACGAAACCGGCGACCAGGGCATGATCACCGCCGGCGGCACCAAAGAGAGCGATCGCTTCCTCTACGGCGGCGCGGACTACAAAGGTTTGCCGGACACCACCGTCAGCCTGTGGTACTCCAACCTTGAGGATTACTACCAGCAGTTCTTCCTCGGTGCCAAGCGCCATGACGCCTTGCCTGTCGGCGCGATCGACACCGACGTGCGCCTGTACCGCAGCCTGGGTGTGGGTGAAAACGCGGCGGGCGACAAAGACTATTCCGCTGCGGGTCTCTACGGCGATGGCACCTCCAAGGGTCGCATCAACCAGTCCACCGTCAGCCTGCTGGAAAGCTACAGCCTGGACGGCCATACCGTCGGCCTGGGCATCCAGAAAAACAGCGGCGACAGCGACTTCCCGTACCTGGATTCCGGCCTGAACAGCGGTGCCAGCAACCAGGGCCCGGGCTCGGGTGCCGACACCCCGGCACTCACCAACATGCAACTGAACAAGTTCCAGCATGCCGGCGAGCGCACCTGGCTGGCGCAGTACAAATATGACTTCGGCAAACTCGGCCTTAACGGCCTGACCTTCGCCACGTCCTACGCACACGGTGATGACATTCGCACGACCCAAGGCACTACCAGTGAATGGGAACGTAACGTCACCTTGGCTTACCAGGTGCCCACCGGCACCCTCAAAGGCCTGGGTGTGACATGGCGAAATGCCCACGCCAGCCCGGATATCACCGGTGCCACCGTGCAAGATGAAAACCGCTTCTATGTGAGCTACGTCGTTCCACTCTGGTAG
- a CDS encoding LysR family transcriptional regulator: MDQVKAMKVFVRIYERSSFTLAADDLNLPRATLTHTLNQFESWLGTRLLERSTRRVRPTLDGEAYYLRCVQLLAELEEAELAFRSVAPKGRLRVDLHGTLAKYFVIPALPQFMARYPEIELSISEADRFVDLIAEGVDCVLRAGTLGDSALIGRRVATLRQVTCASPAYLRKYGEPKRLADLGEHRAVNYVSRTTAKLFPFEFMVDGQVQEVTIEGALSVFGAEIYSASAVAGLGIIQCPHYRIAELINQGVMQEILTDTPPPPMPVSVLYPQNRHMSPRVRVFVDWLAEIFATAR; encoded by the coding sequence GTGGACCAGGTCAAAGCGATGAAAGTGTTCGTGAGGATTTACGAACGCAGCAGCTTCACGCTGGCGGCCGATGACCTGAACCTGCCGCGTGCCACCCTGACCCACACCCTCAACCAGTTCGAGTCCTGGCTCGGCACGCGCCTGCTGGAGCGCAGCACCCGCCGCGTCCGCCCGACCCTTGATGGCGAGGCCTATTACCTGCGCTGTGTGCAACTGCTGGCGGAGCTGGAAGAGGCGGAACTGGCCTTCCGCTCGGTGGCCCCCAAGGGCCGCCTGCGGGTGGATTTGCACGGCACTCTGGCCAAGTACTTCGTGATCCCGGCGCTGCCGCAATTCATGGCGCGCTACCCGGAAATCGAGCTGTCCATCAGCGAGGCGGACCGCTTCGTCGACCTGATCGCCGAAGGCGTGGATTGTGTGCTGCGGGCGGGCACCCTGGGGGATTCGGCGTTGATCGGCAGGCGTGTCGCGACGCTGCGCCAGGTGACCTGCGCGAGCCCGGCCTACCTGCGCAAATACGGCGAGCCGAAGCGCCTCGCCGACCTGGGCGAGCACCGTGCGGTGAACTATGTTTCACGCACCACCGCGAAGCTGTTCCCCTTCGAATTCATGGTCGACGGCCAGGTGCAGGAAGTGACGATCGAAGGGGCGCTGTCGGTGTTCGGCGCAGAGATTTATTCCGCCAGCGCAGTCGCCGGACTGGGCATTATCCAGTGCCCGCACTACCGCATCGCCGAGCTGATTAACCAGGGCGTGATGCAGGAAATCCTCACCGATACACCGCCGCCGCCCATGCCGGTTTCGGTGCTCTACCCGCAAAATCGACACATGTCGCCGAGGGTGCGGGTGTTCGTCGATTGGCTCGCTGAAATCTTCGCCACCGCCCGCTAA
- a CDS encoding SDR family oxidoreductase — protein sequence MTTQVAIVTGASRGIGAVVARQLAADGYAVAINYANSATEASRLVVELRQAGHQAIAIQGDVASAADVKRLFDETEAQLGKVDVLINNAGILKVLPLAQHSDELYNQNFDIHTRGTFNALREAATRLNDGGRIVNFSSSTVGLNFPGYAVYIASKAAVESLTQVFAKEMRGRRITVNAVAPGPVATELFLHGKSEEQIQGLAKMAPLERLGQPEDIARVVAFLVSPAGGWVNGQILRANGGLV from the coding sequence ATGACTACCCAAGTTGCTATCGTTACCGGCGCCTCACGCGGCATCGGCGCCGTGGTTGCCAGACAACTGGCTGCCGACGGTTATGCCGTCGCCATCAACTACGCCAACAGCGCCACCGAAGCGTCAAGGCTGGTAGTGGAGTTGCGCCAGGCCGGCCACCAAGCCATAGCGATCCAGGGCGACGTAGCCAGCGCCGCCGACGTCAAGCGCCTGTTCGACGAGACCGAAGCCCAGCTGGGCAAGGTTGATGTGCTGATCAACAACGCCGGGATTCTCAAGGTGCTGCCGCTGGCCCAACACAGCGATGAGCTCTACAACCAGAACTTCGACATCCATACCCGCGGCACCTTCAACGCCCTGCGTGAAGCCGCCACCCGCCTGAACGACGGCGGGCGCATCGTCAATTTCTCCAGCAGCACCGTCGGCCTCAACTTCCCCGGTTATGCGGTGTACATCGCCAGCAAGGCGGCGGTGGAATCCCTGACCCAGGTGTTCGCCAAGGAAATGCGCGGCCGGCGCATCACCGTCAACGCCGTTGCCCCGGGCCCGGTGGCGACCGAACTGTTCCTGCATGGCAAAAGCGAAGAGCAGATCCAGGGCCTGGCCAAGATGGCGCCGCTGGAACGCCTGGGCCAACCGGAAGATATCGCCCGCGTGGTGGCGTTCCTGGTGAGCCCGGCCGGTGGTTGGGTGAACGGGCAAATCCTGCGGGCCAATGGTGGTTTGGTCTGA